The following proteins are co-located in the Paludibaculum fermentans genome:
- a CDS encoding dicarboxylate/amino acid:cation symporter has product MSAKSWYKSLYLQVLVAIAAGALLGYLSPATGTAMKPFGDGFIKLIKMLIAPIIFCTVVVGIAGTEDVKKVGKTGALALLYFEVVSTLSLVIGLIIVNLVQPGAGMNVDVKTLDAGSVADYATPHKLGTTKDFLLHVIPDTLVDAFAKGEILQVLFIAVLVGVALQRLNSRENLVFQVIEKSSHVLFAIVGYVMKLAPIGAFGAMAFTVGSYGLASLVSLARLMGTFYATCLIFVFAVLGSIAHLHGFSIWRYLRYIREELLIVLGTSSSEAALPRMLAKMESLGASRSTVGLVIPTGYSFNLDGTSIYLTMAAIFIAQATNTPMTLFQQITLLAVLLLTSKGAAGVTGSGFIVLAATLSAVGHVPVAGLALILGIDRFMSEARAITNVIGNGVATLVVARWTGELDIPTMEARLESGPPDRTPAEEPILN; this is encoded by the coding sequence ATGTCCGCGAAATCCTGGTACAAATCGCTCTACCTGCAAGTGCTGGTCGCCATCGCGGCTGGAGCCCTCCTCGGCTACCTCTCTCCAGCCACTGGCACCGCCATGAAGCCCTTCGGCGACGGCTTCATCAAGCTCATCAAGATGCTGATCGCACCCATCATCTTCTGCACGGTGGTAGTGGGCATCGCGGGTACCGAGGATGTGAAGAAGGTCGGCAAAACCGGAGCCCTGGCGCTGCTCTACTTTGAAGTGGTCAGTACGCTCTCCCTGGTCATCGGCCTGATCATCGTCAATCTCGTGCAGCCCGGCGCGGGCATGAATGTCGATGTCAAGACCCTCGACGCCGGCTCCGTCGCGGACTACGCCACACCCCACAAGCTCGGCACCACCAAGGACTTCCTGCTCCACGTCATCCCCGACACCCTGGTCGACGCCTTCGCCAAAGGTGAGATCCTCCAGGTGCTGTTCATCGCCGTCCTGGTCGGCGTCGCTCTCCAACGCCTGAACTCGCGCGAAAATCTGGTCTTCCAGGTCATCGAAAAGTCTTCGCATGTCCTGTTCGCCATCGTGGGTTACGTCATGAAGCTCGCCCCCATTGGGGCGTTCGGAGCCATGGCTTTCACCGTCGGCTCCTACGGACTGGCCAGCCTGGTATCCCTGGCGCGGCTGATGGGGACCTTCTACGCCACCTGCCTGATCTTCGTCTTTGCCGTTCTCGGCTCAATCGCACACCTGCACGGCTTCAGCATCTGGCGTTACCTGCGCTACATTCGCGAGGAGTTGCTGATTGTCCTCGGGACATCATCTTCGGAAGCCGCACTCCCCCGCATGCTGGCGAAAATGGAATCCCTCGGTGCCAGCCGCTCCACCGTGGGTCTGGTCATTCCAACCGGCTACTCGTTCAATCTCGATGGGACCTCGATCTACCTGACCATGGCGGCCATCTTCATCGCCCAGGCGACAAACACCCCGATGACGCTCTTCCAGCAGATCACGCTCCTGGCGGTCCTGCTCCTGACCTCCAAGGGCGCGGCTGGAGTCACCGGCAGCGGGTTCATCGTCCTGGCGGCAACGCTTTCAGCCGTAGGACACGTCCCTGTCGCCGGCCTGGCGCTGATCCTGGGCATCGACCGCTTCATGTCGGAAGCCCGGGCCATCACGAACGTCATCGGCAACGGCGTGGCGACGCTGGTGGTAGCGCGATGGACCGGTGAGCTCGACATTCCCACCATGGAAGCTCGCCTCGAATCCGGCCCGCCCGATCGCACCCCCGCCGAAGAACCAATTCTCAACTAG
- a CDS encoding energy transducer TonB gives MSSPLDRALELQDGSKPWFLSLIENLRELAAYKKLPPLQVTFKPLSEDELLHGTDSSLRQLAEIQQKKPFFRTLRENIADLFSPAPPPLQITSRPLTEEEVGLSGMGELAKTSLPWYRTIFANAKDLFFPPQLPPLQVTSQPVQVKEMFARDEYRGKSQIMSVFVHVGLVALAFFLGTNKTIQTAVKNSITLVQPDIDPYMPKMAVKKQAMGGGGGGGDRSPLPASKGKLPRADLKQFTPPVAVINNPNPRLVMEPTIIAPPDTPLPNVNMPNYGDPFAKAGIPSNGPGSGGGIGSGSGGGVGSGRGGGVGPGEGGGFGGGAYRIGGGVSAPVPVFRVEPEYSEEARKAKFQGTVMLAIVVDETGKTTNVRVVRPLGMGLDEKAIEAVMKWKFRPGYKDGKPVPVQANVEVNFRLL, from the coding sequence ATGTCCAGTCCGCTGGACCGGGCGCTGGAACTGCAGGACGGCTCGAAGCCGTGGTTCCTTTCGCTGATTGAAAACCTGAGAGAACTGGCTGCGTATAAAAAGCTGCCACCGCTGCAGGTCACCTTCAAGCCGTTGAGCGAAGATGAGTTGCTGCACGGCACCGACTCTTCCCTGCGCCAACTGGCGGAGATCCAGCAGAAGAAGCCGTTTTTCCGTACGCTGCGGGAAAACATCGCCGATCTCTTCAGTCCCGCTCCCCCGCCGCTGCAGATCACTTCCCGTCCCCTGACGGAAGAAGAGGTCGGGCTGTCGGGCATGGGTGAGCTGGCCAAGACTTCCCTGCCCTGGTACCGGACGATTTTCGCCAACGCGAAGGATCTGTTCTTCCCGCCGCAGCTACCACCGCTGCAGGTGACGTCCCAGCCGGTACAAGTCAAAGAGATGTTCGCCCGCGACGAGTATCGCGGCAAGTCGCAGATCATGTCGGTGTTCGTCCACGTCGGGCTTGTGGCGTTGGCCTTCTTCCTGGGGACCAACAAGACGATCCAGACTGCGGTGAAGAATTCGATCACGCTCGTCCAGCCGGATATTGACCCGTACATGCCGAAGATGGCGGTCAAGAAGCAGGCCATGGGCGGCGGCGGTGGTGGCGGTGATCGTTCGCCCCTGCCGGCCAGCAAGGGCAAGCTGCCCCGCGCGGATCTGAAGCAGTTTACGCCCCCGGTAGCTGTAATCAACAATCCGAATCCGCGGCTGGTGATGGAGCCCACGATTATCGCTCCTCCGGATACGCCCCTGCCGAATGTGAATATGCCGAACTACGGCGATCCGTTCGCCAAGGCGGGCATTCCCTCGAACGGCCCTGGTTCCGGTGGCGGTATTGGTTCCGGTAGTGGCGGCGGCGTCGGCTCGGGCCGAGGCGGCGGCGTGGGTCCTGGTGAAGGCGGCGGCTTTGGCGGCGGCGCGTACCGCATTGGCGGTGGCGTGAGCGCTCCGGTGCCGGTGTTCCGCGTGGAACCTGAGTATTCGGAAGAGGCTCGCAAGGCTAAGTTCCAGGGCACCGTGATGCTGGCGATTGTCGTCGACGAAACCGGCAAGACTACCAATGTACGCGTGGTCCGGCCGCTTGGCATGGGGCTGGATGAGAAGGCCATCGAAGCGGTGATGAAGTGGAAGTTCCGGCCAGGGTATAAAGACGGGAAGCCCGTTCCGGTACAGGCCAATGTGGAAGTGAACTTCCGGCTGCTGTAA
- a CDS encoding S1/P1 nuclease, whose amino-acid sequence MSRFRVSCLGLLLVSAPALFGWGREGHRLIAEIASRQLNAKARAEVQKLLDGQSLESIASWADEVRPQRRETSTWHFIDLPLDIPRGDWKKFCPQTGCVVGQIPEMESRLRNKNLAQRDRAEALKFLVHLVSDMHQPLHVGEKHDRGGNDVKVLYFGKPSNLHSTWDSSILEMAEQKDANLKAALGRKPGFFERRRLAKGSLVDWAWQSRDVSRDVVYANLPEARPAPLGDEYFNKALPPTELQLRRAGVRLARILNEALGQ is encoded by the coding sequence ATGAGCCGTTTTCGCGTGTCCTGCCTCGGGCTGCTGCTGGTGAGCGCGCCCGCGTTGTTTGGTTGGGGGCGTGAGGGGCACCGGCTGATCGCGGAGATTGCGTCAAGGCAATTGAACGCAAAGGCGCGCGCCGAGGTGCAGAAGCTGCTGGACGGCCAGTCGCTGGAGAGCATTGCGTCATGGGCGGATGAGGTGAGGCCGCAGAGGAGAGAGACCTCAACGTGGCACTTCATCGACCTGCCGTTGGACATCCCGCGTGGGGATTGGAAGAAGTTCTGCCCGCAAACCGGTTGTGTAGTGGGTCAGATTCCGGAGATGGAGAGCCGCCTGAGAAACAAGAACCTGGCGCAGCGTGACCGGGCGGAAGCCCTGAAGTTCCTGGTGCACCTGGTGAGCGACATGCACCAACCCCTGCATGTGGGCGAGAAGCATGACCGCGGCGGCAACGACGTGAAAGTCCTGTATTTCGGCAAGCCGAGCAACCTGCACTCGACGTGGGACTCCAGCATTCTGGAGATGGCCGAGCAGAAGGATGCCAATTTGAAGGCGGCGCTGGGCCGCAAGCCCGGATTCTTTGAACGGCGCCGGTTGGCCAAGGGTTCGCTCGTTGACTGGGCCTGGCAATCCCGCGACGTTTCGCGCGATGTGGTTTATGCGAACCTGCCGGAGGCGCGTCCGGCTCCGCTGGGCGACGAGTACTTCAATAAGGCGCTGCCGCCGACTGAGCTGCAGCTGCGCCGGGCGGGTGTCCGGCTGGCCCGGATCCTGAACGAGGCGCTGGGTCAATAG
- a CDS encoding YqiA/YcfP family alpha/beta fold hydrolase, with amino-acid sequence MNSILYLHGFASSPQSRKARVFHQHFAARGVELLVPDLAEGGFRNLTITGQLAIIERTAAGRPVSIIGSSMGGYLAALYASRHPEVEKTVLLAPAFGFGRLWSEKLGAAAMEAWQRTGVIETMNYAEGGLAELGWQLMEDALRYEDEPALTQPTLIYHGVHDDVVPVGVSRSFVRTRTCAELREVDSDHELANVVDEIWNGIVLFLGL; translated from the coding sequence ATGAATTCGATCCTGTACTTGCATGGTTTTGCCTCTTCTCCGCAATCGAGGAAGGCTCGTGTTTTTCACCAGCACTTTGCCGCGCGAGGCGTGGAACTGCTGGTTCCGGACCTCGCAGAGGGCGGCTTCCGCAATCTGACGATCACAGGACAGCTGGCGATCATCGAGCGGACGGCGGCCGGACGGCCGGTATCCATCATCGGTTCCAGCATGGGCGGGTATCTGGCGGCGCTGTACGCGTCGCGTCACCCCGAGGTGGAGAAGACGGTCCTGCTGGCTCCGGCGTTCGGCTTCGGCCGGCTGTGGAGCGAAAAGCTCGGCGCGGCAGCGATGGAGGCCTGGCAGCGGACCGGTGTGATCGAAACGATGAACTACGCCGAGGGCGGCCTGGCGGAGTTGGGCTGGCAGCTGATGGAAGACGCGCTGCGGTATGAAGACGAACCGGCGTTGACGCAGCCCACGCTGATCTACCACGGGGTGCACGATGATGTCGTGCCGGTGGGCGTATCCCGTTCGTTTGTGAGGACCAGGACCTGCGCCGAGTTGCGGGAAGTGGATTCCGATCATGAGCTGGCCAATGTAGTGGATGAAATTTGGAACGGTATCGTCTTGTTTCTAGGGCTGTAA
- the acpP gene encoding acyl carrier protein, protein MSVEAKVKQIIVEQLGVDEAQVDSTASFVDDLGADSLDIVELVMAFEEAFDLDIPDEDAEKIQTVKDAVEYIDAKAKK, encoded by the coding sequence ATGTCTGTTGAAGCAAAAGTGAAGCAGATCATTGTCGAGCAGCTTGGCGTCGACGAAGCACAGGTGGATAGCACCGCCTCTTTCGTTGACGATCTCGGTGCGGATTCGCTCGACATCGTCGAACTCGTCATGGCGTTTGAAGAGGCGTTTGACCTCGACATCCCCGACGAAGACGCGGAAAAGATCCAGACGGTCAAAGACGCCGTCGAGTACATCGACGCCAAGGCGAAGAAGTAA
- the fabF gene encoding beta-ketoacyl-ACP synthase II, which produces MSRRVVVTGVGLLSALGHTAEETWAGILASQSGIEPITQFDSTQFSARIAAEVKNFDPLQFIEKKELKKVGRFIQFAVAASDEAMKASGLQVTPDIAEQVGVYIGSGIGAFEVIEREHRNLLEKGPSRISPFFIPATIVNLASGNVSIRFGAKGPNSATATACTTSAHCIGDSFRLIQHGYADAMICGGAEACITPMGVGGFAALRALSTRNDDPHGSSRPWDKDRDGFVVGEGAGILVIEELEFAKARGAKILAEIVGYGMSGDAYHITAPSEDGDGAFRVMRNALKDAKLAPESVDYINAHGTSTPVGDIIECKAINRAFGDHATNGLAVSSTKSMTGHLLGGAGGLEAGITVLAIRDQIAPPTINLYEVDEQCQNIDFVPLTPRKMKIDYALSNSFGFGGTNGSLIFKRYTE; this is translated from the coding sequence TTGTCACGTAGGGTGGTAGTCACCGGAGTGGGTTTGCTTTCCGCTCTCGGCCATACGGCCGAAGAGACTTGGGCCGGCATCCTCGCTTCTCAAAGCGGCATCGAACCGATCACTCAGTTCGATAGCACGCAATTCAGTGCCAGGATCGCGGCCGAAGTGAAGAACTTCGATCCGCTTCAGTTCATCGAGAAGAAAGAGCTGAAGAAGGTCGGGCGTTTCATTCAATTCGCGGTCGCCGCCTCGGATGAAGCGATGAAGGCCTCCGGACTTCAGGTGACGCCTGACATCGCCGAACAGGTGGGTGTCTACATCGGAAGCGGCATCGGTGCCTTTGAAGTGATTGAACGCGAGCACCGGAACCTCCTCGAAAAAGGGCCCAGCCGCATCTCCCCCTTCTTCATCCCTGCCACTATCGTCAACCTCGCCTCCGGCAACGTCTCGATCCGGTTTGGGGCCAAAGGGCCCAACTCCGCCACCGCGACAGCCTGCACCACCAGCGCGCATTGCATCGGTGACTCCTTCCGCCTCATCCAGCACGGCTATGCCGATGCCATGATCTGCGGCGGCGCCGAGGCCTGCATCACGCCGATGGGTGTGGGTGGATTTGCCGCCCTGCGAGCCCTCTCCACGCGCAACGACGATCCGCATGGCTCCTCCCGCCCCTGGGATAAGGACCGTGACGGCTTCGTTGTCGGCGAAGGCGCCGGCATCCTCGTCATCGAGGAGCTTGAGTTCGCCAAGGCCCGCGGTGCGAAGATCCTGGCCGAAATCGTAGGCTACGGCATGAGTGGCGATGCTTATCACATCACCGCCCCGTCCGAAGACGGCGATGGCGCTTTCCGCGTCATGCGCAACGCCCTCAAGGACGCCAAACTCGCGCCGGAGTCCGTCGACTACATCAACGCTCACGGCACCTCCACGCCCGTCGGCGACATCATCGAATGCAAGGCCATCAACCGCGCCTTCGGTGACCACGCCACCAACGGCCTGGCGGTCAGTTCCACCAAGTCCATGACCGGTCACCTGCTCGGCGGCGCCGGCGGTCTCGAGGCAGGCATCACCGTGCTCGCCATCCGCGACCAGATCGCACCGCCCACCATCAACCTCTACGAGGTGGATGAGCAGTGCCAGAACATCGATTTCGTCCCTCTCACCCCGCGCAAGATGAAGATCGATTACGCCCTGTCGAACTCCTTCGGGTTCGGCGGCACCAACGGCAGCCTGATCTTCAAGCGCTACACTGAATAA
- a CDS encoding electron transfer flavoprotein subunit beta/FixA family protein, with amino-acid sequence MKILVALKQVPARDSQLKVDAAALWLDESDLSFEINEPDAYALEAALQLKEQHGGEVVVLCAGPERATSAIREALAKGADRAIHIEDDSLGAYDTLSLARLLSKAASAEQPDLILTGLQSDDLGSGQTGVVMAEVMGLPHATIIMAVEVDGASLRVKRELENGWFQHVAMPLPAVLTIQSGINKLRYATLMGIKKAKTKEVKHLTAADLGVAPAATVRLQSVYQPQRVKQTQMIEGNPAQQAATLVEKLKFEVRAL; translated from the coding sequence ATGAAGATCCTCGTCGCCCTCAAACAGGTGCCGGCGCGCGACTCGCAATTGAAAGTCGATGCGGCTGCCCTCTGGCTGGACGAGTCCGATTTGAGTTTTGAAATCAATGAGCCCGACGCTTACGCCCTGGAAGCAGCTCTACAGTTGAAGGAACAACACGGCGGCGAAGTCGTCGTCCTCTGCGCCGGACCCGAACGCGCCACCTCCGCGATCCGTGAGGCGCTGGCCAAAGGGGCCGATCGCGCCATCCACATCGAGGACGACAGCCTGGGCGCTTACGATACGCTCAGCCTCGCCCGCCTGCTCTCCAAAGCCGCTTCGGCTGAACAGCCCGACCTCATCCTCACCGGCCTCCAGTCCGACGATCTCGGCAGCGGCCAGACCGGCGTTGTGATGGCCGAAGTCATGGGCCTGCCCCACGCCACCATCATCATGGCCGTCGAGGTCGACGGCGCCTCCCTGCGCGTCAAACGCGAGCTCGAAAACGGCTGGTTCCAGCATGTTGCCATGCCCCTGCCCGCCGTCCTGACCATCCAGAGCGGCATCAACAAGCTCCGCTACGCTACGCTGATGGGCATCAAGAAGGCCAAGACGAAGGAAGTGAAGCACCTCACCGCCGCTGACCTTGGGGTCGCGCCGGCCGCCACCGTCCGGCTGCAGAGCGTCTACCAGCCCCAGCGCGTGAAACAGACCCAGATGATCGAGGGCAACCCTGCCCAGCAGGCCGCCACGCTGGTCGAGAAACTCAAGTTTGAAGTGAGGGCGCTATGA
- a CDS encoding electron transfer flavoprotein subunit alpha/FixB family protein, giving the protein MSGILVITEQSGGVWHKMSFETLAAGQQLGRELGLPVRACVFGKSTPSADLAAYQLDAVIAVEHDLLEQYTADGVTAALAGLVKDLQPDYVLLPHTYQVRDFGPKLATRFERVLLSDVIAFKVDGQSVAFERQLFQGKLNASYASAAGAPVFVSLQAGAYRAETLVAGSAPVETRNPLLEASQIRQKPEAPFRESARAVDLSAAELIVAVGRGIKEEGNVPLVQELAEALGAELAASRPICDSGWLPMERQVGSSGQTVAPKVYLAVGISGAIQHLVGMKGSKCIVAINKDAAAPIFEVADYGIVGDLFEVVPALTEAVKKARS; this is encoded by the coding sequence ATGAGCGGCATTCTCGTAATCACTGAACAGTCGGGCGGCGTCTGGCACAAGATGTCCTTCGAGACGCTGGCCGCCGGACAGCAACTCGGCCGCGAACTCGGCCTGCCCGTCCGCGCCTGCGTCTTCGGCAAGTCCACTCCCTCCGCTGACTTGGCCGCCTATCAGCTCGACGCGGTCATCGCCGTGGAGCACGATCTGCTCGAGCAGTACACCGCCGATGGCGTCACCGCCGCCCTCGCCGGGCTCGTCAAGGATCTCCAGCCCGACTACGTCCTGCTGCCGCATACCTACCAGGTGCGCGACTTCGGCCCCAAGCTGGCCACCCGCTTCGAACGGGTCCTGCTCAGCGACGTCATCGCGTTCAAGGTCGACGGCCAGAGTGTCGCTTTCGAGCGCCAGCTCTTCCAGGGCAAGCTGAACGCGTCATACGCCTCCGCAGCCGGAGCGCCCGTGTTTGTCTCGCTCCAGGCCGGCGCCTACCGCGCCGAAACCCTGGTGGCCGGTTCCGCCCCCGTCGAAACCCGCAATCCGCTTCTCGAGGCCTCCCAGATCCGCCAGAAGCCCGAAGCGCCCTTCCGCGAGTCCGCCCGCGCCGTCGATCTCTCCGCCGCTGAGCTGATCGTCGCCGTCGGCCGCGGCATCAAGGAAGAAGGCAACGTCCCACTCGTCCAGGAACTCGCTGAAGCCCTCGGTGCCGAACTGGCTGCCTCCCGCCCCATCTGCGACTCCGGCTGGCTCCCCATGGAGCGCCAGGTCGGCAGTTCCGGCCAGACCGTAGCCCCCAAAGTCTATCTGGCCGTGGGCATCTCCGGAGCCATCCAGCACCTCGTCGGCATGAAGGGCTCCAAGTGCATCGTTGCCATCAACAAGGATGCCGCCGCCCCCATCTTCGAAGTCGCCGACTACGGCATCGTGGGCGATCTGTTTGAGGTGGTGCCCGCACTCACCGAGGCTGTGAAGAAGGCTCGATCCTGA
- a CDS encoding acyltransferase family protein, which translates to MTGDSGVAPKAHIPALDGLRGIALLLVLLLHFRAPDLMHPWKGILGLGWVGVQLFFVLSGFLITGILLDTRQAPNYFSTFWMRRILRIFPLYFAALTVLLFAFPTVVVLGDKYLPNQADRIYYWMYLNNWVPLPADGRLEHILGHFWSLAVEEQFYLAWPVVVWLLPARRLFRWCNIACLLVLAARTSCIWLGWDPSWIYRNTILRSDALMMGAMTAVLVRETSWVVLVRPWLKTALWGTGAASLAVLAAGRGTHYLHPPVLATGLTVFAVAFAVVLTVIVTAPRGGGFLEYPVLVWFGRHSYGMYVWHWPLAYALYYSYPAMGLQKGTGQIALLVAGLAGSSLLGWLSYEVYEKRFLRLKQYFQVQPEPVQDRAFFTASVSAGTTSNRSPTMP; encoded by the coding sequence GTGACTGGTGATTCCGGTGTCGCGCCGAAAGCCCACATTCCCGCCTTGGATGGACTGCGCGGGATTGCGCTGCTTCTTGTTCTATTACTTCACTTTAGAGCACCTGACCTGATGCATCCATGGAAGGGTATTCTCGGCCTCGGGTGGGTAGGCGTGCAGCTCTTCTTCGTGCTTTCGGGCTTCCTGATCACCGGAATTCTGCTGGATACGCGTCAGGCTCCGAACTACTTCAGCACCTTTTGGATGCGGCGGATCCTGCGTATCTTCCCGCTCTATTTCGCGGCTCTGACGGTGCTCCTTTTTGCCTTCCCAACAGTTGTCGTTTTAGGGGATAAGTATCTTCCGAATCAAGCAGATCGAATCTACTATTGGATGTACTTGAACAATTGGGTGCCTTTGCCGGCGGATGGACGACTCGAGCACATCCTAGGCCATTTCTGGTCGCTGGCCGTGGAGGAACAGTTCTACCTGGCCTGGCCGGTGGTGGTTTGGCTGCTGCCGGCACGACGGCTTTTTAGATGGTGCAATATTGCTTGTTTACTTGTGCTTGCGGCACGAACATCATGTATTTGGTTAGGCTGGGATCCGAGTTGGATCTACCGCAATACGATCTTGCGGTCGGACGCGCTGATGATGGGCGCCATGACGGCCGTACTGGTGCGGGAGACATCGTGGGTGGTGCTGGTCCGTCCGTGGCTCAAAACCGCACTGTGGGGTACGGGTGCAGCCAGCCTGGCGGTGTTGGCGGCCGGCCGCGGCACGCACTATCTCCATCCGCCGGTTTTAGCCACCGGTTTGACCGTGTTTGCGGTGGCGTTTGCCGTCGTTTTGACGGTGATTGTGACCGCACCGCGCGGCGGCGGGTTTCTGGAGTATCCGGTGCTCGTCTGGTTCGGTCGCCACAGTTATGGGATGTATGTCTGGCACTGGCCCCTGGCGTATGCGTTGTACTATTCCTATCCCGCGATGGGCTTACAAAAAGGAACCGGCCAGATCGCCCTGTTGGTGGCGGGTCTGGCCGGTTCCAGTTTGCTGGGTTGGCTCAGCTACGAAGTGTACGAGAAGCGATTCCTGAGGCTAAAGCAATACTTTCAAGTACAGCCTGAACCTGTTCAGGATCGAGCCTTCTTCACAGCCTCGGTGAGTGCGGGCACCACCTCAAACAGATCGCCCACGATGCCGTAG
- a CDS encoding DUF3106 domain-containing protein, which translates to MPQDQRKRTLETLPPDRRKQAEMRMQRLDALPADEREALQRRYEAFQKLPSEHQQRARDMFQQFNALDDNRRAKVQSEMDSLRTLSQTERLDRLKSQQFKKKFNRNEQSILSDYSALLDETP; encoded by the coding sequence ATGCCCCAGGATCAACGCAAACGAACTCTGGAGACGCTGCCGCCCGATCGCCGCAAACAGGCCGAGATGCGGATGCAGAGACTGGACGCGCTGCCGGCCGACGAGCGGGAGGCGCTGCAGCGCCGGTATGAGGCTTTCCAGAAGCTGCCCTCCGAGCATCAGCAGCGCGCCCGCGACATGTTCCAGCAGTTCAATGCGCTGGATGACAACCGCAGGGCCAAGGTGCAGAGCGAAATGGATTCTCTCCGCACTCTGTCACAAACTGAACGCCTTGATCGACTTAAGAGCCAGCAGTTCAAAAAGAAGTTCAATCGGAACGAGCAATCGATTCTATCCGACTACTCTGCGCTACTGGACGAAACGCCTTAG
- a CDS encoding RNA polymerase sigma factor yields the protein MTSGISLQPSTPGRVQSGVAVAAAIDLDAALMLRVRDGDPACFAQLLERHRTPVINFLFRMVQNKAIAEELAQEVFLRVYRSRLSYEASAKFTTWLFRIATNLAFNWLRDEKNLKSQDSLQDDSTSGATRRLTDGQPSVESVLVHRVKLHEVREAIAKLPAKQRAAILMHKYEEMEYAQIAKVLCCSESAVKSLLFRAYESLRARLAQYA from the coding sequence ATGACCAGCGGGATCTCTCTGCAACCTTCCACTCCTGGACGGGTTCAATCGGGTGTGGCGGTTGCGGCTGCGATCGATCTCGATGCGGCCTTGATGCTGCGTGTGCGGGATGGGGATCCTGCCTGCTTTGCGCAGTTGCTGGAACGGCATCGGACACCGGTCATCAACTTTCTATTCCGCATGGTCCAAAATAAAGCCATCGCCGAGGAGTTGGCCCAGGAGGTCTTCCTGCGGGTCTACCGCTCGCGTTTGAGCTACGAAGCCTCCGCCAAGTTCACCACCTGGCTGTTCCGCATCGCCACGAATCTGGCCTTCAATTGGTTGCGCGACGAGAAGAACCTCAAGTCGCAGGATAGCCTCCAGGACGACAGCACGAGCGGTGCGACCCGGCGGCTGACGGACGGACAGCCCAGCGTGGAATCCGTACTGGTGCATCGAGTGAAGCTCCATGAGGTGCGGGAGGCTATCGCTAAGCTACCTGCCAAGCAAAGGGCCGCAATCCTGATGCACAAATACGAAGAGATGGAGTATGCTCAGATCGCGAAGGTGCTCTGCTGTTCGGAGTCGGCGGTGAAGTCACTGCTGTTCCGGGCGTACGAGAGCCTGCGCGCGAGGCTGGCGCAGTACGCCTGA
- a CDS encoding NAD(P)H-dependent glycerol-3-phosphate dehydrogenase has translation MKDLAVIGGGSWGTALAIVLAPRFERVRLWVYEQDLAERMRTTRRNDIYLADNALPMNIEVLSDLQATAVGAEVLLGVMPSHHARKIYSQLLPVLHPDMLFVSATKGLENGSLARISEVIHEEIAPRFAPRIGVLSGPTFAKEVARREPAAIVIASQDAELAKTVQHAFSGPTLRLYTNSDPIGVEIGASLKNVIAIAAGVCAGLGLGANTMAALITRGLAEITRLAVAAGGESRTMAGLAGLGDLVLTCNGELSRNRTVGYQLGQGGKLEEILGGMRMVAEGVQTTYAAMDLSARLGVELPITRQMYAILREGKSPREGLHDLMDRSLKEE, from the coding sequence GTGAAGGATCTTGCAGTCATCGGCGGAGGCAGTTGGGGTACGGCCCTGGCCATCGTCCTCGCGCCGCGCTTCGAGAGAGTCCGGCTGTGGGTGTACGAGCAGGATCTGGCGGAGCGGATGCGCACAACGCGCCGCAACGACATCTACCTGGCCGACAACGCGCTGCCGATGAACATCGAGGTTCTCTCTGACCTGCAGGCGACCGCCGTGGGGGCGGAGGTGCTGTTGGGCGTCATGCCCTCACACCACGCAAGGAAGATCTACAGCCAGCTTCTGCCGGTACTGCATCCCGACATGCTGTTCGTCAGCGCCACCAAGGGCCTGGAAAACGGTTCGCTGGCCCGCATCAGTGAAGTGATCCACGAGGAGATCGCACCTCGTTTTGCGCCTCGCATCGGGGTGCTCAGCGGACCCACTTTCGCCAAGGAGGTTGCGCGGCGCGAGCCGGCCGCCATCGTCATCGCCTCCCAGGATGCGGAACTGGCCAAAACCGTCCAGCATGCTTTCTCGGGACCGACGCTCCGCCTGTATACGAACAGCGATCCGATCGGGGTCGAGATCGGGGCCTCGCTGAAGAATGTGATCGCCATCGCGGCGGGCGTCTGCGCCGGCCTGGGTTTGGGCGCCAACACCATGGCCGCCCTCATCACCCGGGGTCTTGCGGAGATTACCCGGCTGGCCGTGGCGGCCGGCGGCGAGAGCCGGACGATGGCCGGGCTGGCCGGTCTTGGTGACCTGGTGCTGACCTGCAACGGCGAGCTCAGCCGGAACCGCACCGTCGGGTACCAGTTGGGCCAGGGCGGCAAGCTGGAGGAGATTCTCGGCGGGATGCGCATGGTGGCGGAGGGGGTCCAGACAACTTACGCGGCGATGGACCTGTCCGCGCGGCTAGGTGTGGAACTTCCGATCACCCGGCAGATGTACGCCATCCTTCGAGAGGGTAAATCTCCCAGGGAAGGCCTGCATGATCTAATGGACCGTTCCTTGAAGGAAGAGTAG